A window from Candidatus Rickettsiella viridis encodes these proteins:
- a CDS encoding YDG domain-containing protein: MMNAQSAPIGAQVTAGTGSISQSGNTTTINQQSQNLSLNWNQFDIAPKETVNFAQPGRNAIAVNRVLGSNQASQIQGHLNANGQVWLINPNGVVFGKNSTVNVGGLLASTLDIADSELNKSQRQFSGSGTGSIINKGNIQAAKGGYVAMIANIVSNQGRITTPQGTTALAAGSQVTVTFAENQLTGIRIDKSTLNNLVENKQIIRANGGTVIMTAGAHDSLLSSAVNNGGIVEAQTVSKHKGEIILLGGMDAGTTTVSGTLDATAPHSGKGGSIETSAAHVKIAPEVKITTQSSEGAAGTWTIDPQDYTIAASGGDITGSQVSALLASNNIIISSAQGQTAGTGNLNVNNAITWSNTNSLTLNAVRNVNFNSGGTITNTAGGTLNVRADSGATGTGTIVMGGGSINISGAGGAINFYYNPATFGTPSTFTNVTAGAGTTFTPYMLINTPANLAAIATAPNNTRNYALGTNLNLSSIANFTPITFSGKFDGLNNTISNLTITGSNISVGLFNTLSAAAIVKNLTLSNVNVSGQAYVGSLAGTNNGTVSNITVSGSVKGNAAFVGGVFGIALPGSSGNCITSSVNVSATGINDISDYVGGFSGSITGGTYTNNTVTGSVTTGAHNRYIGGFAGYNNATIKNSSYTGTMITPYDGILGGFIGFTDPASVVQGVYSTATLNAGDYGYDSNGGLIGVNNGTIDSSYATGNLTFGQSWNVGGLVGLNANNISNSYATGNVSITPGPVPVGNGLQTFIQNYGGLVGQNIGGALSNVYATGNLIATGTVANSGTRSVGGLVGYMPGGSISRAYATGKVTAVASSNAFGGLLGYYAAGAITNVYASGNVSVTAVPGVAIPPSAIGGLIGFLGSGTLSNGYSIGSVNGSVGATNIGGLIGQFSGAVTGRSFWDTITSGRATSAGGANVVGMTTANMQTQANFTSATAANGNVNPNWNFSSVWAMGTGSYLYPVFSPPNAPVVTPGANCPPGTVSYYPLTLPNLSASNKVYDGTTLATVTGTLSGILPGDTVSVSSLSGTFNNKNVGTSKPVTVTQPGLSGANASKYLLVQVSLNNITANITPRPLTLTATAQSKVYNGTTATTTTTLTPMGVITGDIVSFSPTGTTATFDTKNVGNNKAVTVSNIVGSGADINNYSYLPITTTTANITKLALTLNAAANNKVYNGTTTATISTLTPVGVITGDIVSFSPTGTTATFDTKNVGNNKPVTVSNIVGSGADINNYSYQPTVMTAADITPLPITLNAVANNKVYDGTITATISTLTPVGVITGDMVIFSPTGVTAKFDTKDVGNGKSVMVSNIVGSGADINNYSYLPTTTTTADITKRALTLSAAADSKVYDGTTTTTVTALTPVNAISGDTINFNPATATATFDTKNVGNNKVVTVSNIIASGADAGNYSFASTTTTQANITQRALTLNVVANNKVYDGTTTATISTLTPVGVVTGDMVNFSPTGTTATFDTKNVGNNKAVTVSNITASGADAGNYSFASTTTTQADITQRALTLDAVVNSKVYDGTTTAMINTLTPAGVITGDIVSFNPTGTTATFDTKNVGNNKPVTVSNITASGADAGNYSFPSTINTQGNITQRALSLSAVVDNKVYDGTTTAILVSITPDNLISGDTVNFNPAAATATFNTKNVGRDKPVTVSNIIGSGVDINNYSYMSSITTTANITQRALTLSAVADNKVYDGTTTAIINAITPNDVITGDTVNFSPIGTIATFDTKNVGNNKAVTVSNITASGADAGNYSFPSTATAQADITQRALTLNAVANDKVYNGTTTAILAAITPNNVISGDVINFNPATATATFDTKNVGNNKAVTVSNITASGADAGNYSFPSTTTAQADITQRALTLNAVANNKVYDGTTTATISTLSPIGVVTGDIVNFNPTGTTATFDTKNVGNNKAVTVSNITASGADAGNYSFASTTTTQADITQRALTLNVVANDKVYNGTTTAILAAITPNNVISGDVINFNPATATATFDTKNVGNNKAVTVSNITASGADAGNYSFPSTTTTQADITQRALTLNVVANNKVYDGTTTATISTLTPVGVVTGDMVNFSPTGTTATFDTKNVGNGKPVTVSNIVGSGTDINNYSYLSTNNTTANITKLPLTLNAVVDNKVYNGTTTATVSALIPSNDVIMGDVINFSPIGTTALFNNKNAGFNKPVTVSNITASGADAGNYSYPSTISTIANINKRSIDVTAVANNKQYDKNATATASISSNDILSGDNVTYSYTSATFESDDVGNGKRVDVNNIQVSGPNGGNYVVNNPNVYSFADITQRPFSVKVIGFSKRYDGTTVATVQLTSTSAEPGDAIGISYSQAVFVNPGPGRNIPIAIENVNIGGSESTNYTMLGGSTLYTTADIYPLFPPPEPEPELMIQPYLNAQRNVAAVLDKPLTGYLYRSYDKPLTGNLFRTYEGLNLSVMRNAINVPVSQR, encoded by the coding sequence ATGATGAATGCCCAATCCGCTCCCATCGGTGCTCAGGTGACCGCAGGGACTGGAAGTATTAGCCAGTCTGGCAATACCACCACCATTAATCAGCAGAGCCAGAATTTGTCGTTGAATTGGAATCAATTCGATATTGCGCCAAAAGAAACAGTTAACTTTGCTCAGCCGGGCCGTAATGCTATTGCTGTAAATCGGGTGTTAGGTAGCAATCAAGCAAGCCAGATCCAAGGTCATTTGAATGCCAATGGACAGGTGTGGCTGATTAATCCGAATGGGGTGGTATTCGGGAAAAATTCAACCGTGAATGTCGGGGGATTGCTGGCTTCAACCCTAGATATAGCGGATAGCGAACTCAATAAATCTCAGCGCCAATTCAGTGGTTCTGGCACTGGCAGCATAATCAATAAAGGTAATATCCAGGCAGCAAAGGGAGGTTATGTAGCGATGATTGCTAATATAGTCAGCAATCAAGGCCGTATTACTACCCCTCAAGGAACAACGGCGTTGGCAGCAGGTAGTCAGGTCACGGTGACGTTTGCAGAAAATCAGCTGACGGGAATTCGAATAGACAAAAGTACCTTGAATAACCTAGTAGAAAATAAGCAAATTATTCGGGCCAATGGTGGTACGGTTATTATGACAGCAGGCGCGCATGACAGCCTGTTAAGCAGTGCCGTGAACAACGGTGGGATAGTAGAAGCTCAGACAGTAAGTAAGCATAAAGGCGAAATTATCCTGCTAGGTGGAATGGATGCAGGAACCACGACAGTCAGTGGAACGCTGGATGCTACTGCACCACATAGCGGCAAAGGAGGAAGTATAGAAACTTCAGCAGCCCACGTGAAGATTGCTCCTGAGGTCAAAATTACCACTCAATCCAGTGAGGGTGCGGCCGGTACTTGGACGATTGATCCGCAGGACTATACTATTGCGGCCAGTGGCGGCGACATTACCGGCTCCCAAGTTAGTGCTTTGCTGGCCAGCAACAATATCATTATATCTTCTGCCCAGGGACAGACGGCAGGAACAGGAAACCTAAACGTTAACAATGCTATTACCTGGAGTAACACCAATTCTCTGACGCTGAATGCCGTTCGAAATGTTAACTTTAACAGTGGTGGTACGATAACCAATACGGCAGGCGGAACGCTGAATGTTCGTGCAGATTCAGGTGCTACCGGTACAGGTACTATCGTTATGGGAGGAGGAAGTATCAACATTAGTGGTGCGGGCGGTGCCATTAACTTCTACTATAACCCTGCTACGTTTGGGACCCCATCGACGTTTACAAACGTGACTGCCGGAGCAGGAACCACTTTTACACCTTATATGCTGATTAATACCCCTGCTAATCTAGCTGCAATTGCAACGGCACCCAATAATACCCGAAATTATGCATTGGGAACGAATCTTAATTTGAGCTCGATAGCGAACTTCACTCCCATTACTTTCAGCGGTAAGTTTGATGGTTTGAATAATACGATTAGCAATTTGACTATTACGGGAAGTAACATCAGTGTCGGTTTATTCAATACGCTTAGTGCGGCGGCGATCGTTAAGAATTTGACTTTAAGTAATGTCAACGTTTCAGGACAAGCCTATGTGGGTTCCCTAGCTGGAACTAACAATGGTACTGTCAGCAATATCACGGTTTCTGGAAGTGTTAAAGGAAATGCTGCCTTCGTCGGTGGTGTATTTGGTATTGCCTTGCCAGGTTCCTCAGGAAATTGTATTACTAGTAGTGTCAATGTATCTGCCACAGGCATTAATGATATAAGTGACTATGTTGGGGGATTTTCTGGATCTATTACGGGTGGGACTTATACCAACAATACCGTGACAGGTTCCGTGACAACAGGTGCCCATAATCGTTATATCGGTGGTTTTGCTGGTTATAATAATGCCACAATCAAAAATTCCTCATACACGGGTACCATGATTACGCCCTATGATGGTATTCTCGGTGGTTTTATTGGTTTTACTGATCCTGCCTCAGTTGTTCAAGGGGTTTACTCAACAGCGACTCTTAATGCTGGGGATTACGGTTATGACAGTAATGGTGGTTTAATCGGGGTTAATAACGGTACTATTGATAGCTCTTATGCGACCGGTAATCTCACTTTTGGGCAAAGCTGGAATGTTGGTGGGCTGGTTGGTCTCAATGCTAATAATATCAGCAACTCTTATGCAACAGGTAACGTCAGCATTACGCCAGGACCTGTTCCGGTAGGGAATGGGCTCCAGACATTTATTCAGAATTATGGGGGATTGGTAGGGCAAAACATTGGTGGTGCATTGAGTAATGTCTATGCAACAGGTAATTTAATCGCAACAGGTACGGTGGCTAATTCTGGAACTCGTTCTGTAGGTGGTTTAGTAGGTTATATGCCAGGCGGTTCTATTAGTCGGGCCTATGCCACCGGTAAGGTAACGGCTGTAGCTTCAAGCAATGCGTTTGGTGGTTTACTCGGATATTATGCGGCAGGGGCAATTACAAATGTGTATGCTTCAGGCAACGTTTCGGTTACCGCAGTTCCGGGGGTAGCGATTCCTCCTTCTGCTATTGGTGGATTAATTGGATTCCTTGGAAGCGGGACTCTAAGCAATGGTTACTCAATTGGTAGCGTGAATGGTTCAGTGGGAGCAACTAATATTGGTGGGCTAATAGGTCAATTTAGTGGTGCTGTCACGGGTAGATCATTTTGGGATACGATAACTAGCGGACGGGCTACTTCCGCAGGCGGTGCTAATGTTGTAGGGATGACTACTGCTAATATGCAGACCCAGGCTAATTTCACCTCGGCTACTGCCGCCAATGGTAATGTTAATCCAAACTGGAATTTTAGTAGTGTCTGGGCGATGGGTACCGGCAGTTATTTATACCCGGTTTTCAGCCCACCCAATGCACCAGTGGTAACACCAGGGGCCAATTGCCCTCCAGGAACAGTATCTTATTATCCTCTAACCCTACCTAACCTAAGTGCCAGCAATAAAGTGTATGATGGCACTACGCTGGCTACGGTAACAGGAACCTTGTCAGGGATCCTTCCAGGAGATACTGTTTCTGTCTCCTCACTGAGCGGCACCTTCAACAATAAAAATGTGGGAACTTCAAAGCCAGTGACCGTCACCCAGCCGGGCTTGTCTGGTGCTAATGCCAGTAAATATCTGCTAGTACAGGTTTCTTTGAATAATATCACAGCGAATATAACCCCGCGTCCGCTTACCCTAACGGCGACAGCGCAGAGCAAGGTATATAATGGAACCACCGCTACAACGACCACCACATTAACGCCGATGGGTGTTATTACGGGCGATATAGTGAGTTTCAGCCCTACGGGCACCACCGCTACGTTTGACACGAAGAATGTGGGTAATAATAAAGCGGTGACGGTGAGTAATATTGTGGGTAGCGGTGCAGACATAAATAATTATTCTTATTTACCTATTACCACTACAACTGCCAATATTACGAAACTTGCGCTGACATTAAACGCGGCGGCGAATAACAAGGTTTATAATGGAACAACTACCGCAACGATAAGCACATTGACGCCGGTGGGTGTTATCACGGGTGATATAGTGAGTTTTAGCCCTACGGGAACCACCGCTACGTTTGACACAAAGAATGTGGGTAATAATAAACCGGTGACGGTAAGTAATATTGTGGGTAGTGGTGCGGACATAAATAATTATTCTTATCAACCTACTGTTATGACAGCAGCGGATATTACGCCCCTTCCAATTACATTGAATGCAGTGGCCAATAATAAAGTTTATGATGGAACAATTACTGCAACGATAAGCACATTAACGCCGGTGGGTGTTATCACGGGCGATATGGTGATTTTTAGCCCTACGGGAGTCACCGCTAAGTTTGACACGAAGGATGTAGGTAATGGTAAATCGGTGATGGTGAGCAATATTGTGGGTAGCGGTGCAGATATAAATAATTATTCTTATTTACCTACTACCACTACAACCGCCGATATTACGAAACGTGCACTTACATTGAGTGCGGCAGCTGATAGCAAGGTTTACGATGGAACGACTACCACAACGGTAACAGCATTAACGCCGGTGAATGCTATCTCAGGGGATACGATTAATTTTAATCCGGCTACAGCGACTGCTACGTTTGATACGAAGAATGTAGGTAATAATAAAGTGGTGACGGTGAGCAACATTATTGCCAGTGGTGCGGATGCTGGAAACTATTCCTTTGCGTCGACAACCACCACGCAGGCGAATATTACGCAACGTGCGCTGACATTGAACGTGGTGGCCAATAATAAGGTGTATGATGGAACGACTACTGCAACAATAAGTACATTAACGCCAGTAGGTGTTGTCACGGGCGATATGGTCAATTTCAGTCCTACGGGAACCACCGCTACGTTTGATACGAAGAATGTAGGTAATAATAAAGCGGTGACGGTGAGTAACATTACTGCAAGCGGTGCAGATGCTGGAAACTATTCCTTTGCGTCGACAACCACCACGCAGGCGGATATTACGCAACGTGCGCTGACATTGGACGCGGTGGTCAATAGTAAGGTTTATGATGGAACGACTACCGCAATGATAAACACATTAACCCCGGCGGGTGTTATTACGGGCGATATAGTGAGTTTCAACCCTACAGGAACCACTGCTACGTTTGATACAAAGAATGTGGGTAATAATAAACCGGTGACGGTGAGTAACATTACTGCAAGCGGTGCAGATGCTGGAAACTATTCCTTTCCGTCGACAATCAATACGCAAGGGAATATTACGCAACGTGCACTTAGCTTGAGCGCGGTGGTGGATAACAAGGTTTATGATGGGACGACTACCGCAATCTTAGTCTCCATAACGCCCGATAATTTGATATCAGGGGATACGGTTAATTTCAATCCTGCTGCAGCGACCGCTACATTTAACACGAAAAATGTGGGTAGGGATAAACCTGTGACGGTGAGCAATATTATAGGCAGCGGTGTGGACATAAATAATTATTCTTATATGTCTAGTATTACGACAACCGCAAACATTACGCAACGTGCACTTACATTGAGCGCGGTGGCGGATAACAAGGTTTATGATGGAACGACTACCGCAATCATAAACGCTATAACGCCCAATGATGTTATAACGGGTGATACAGTTAATTTCAGTCCTATTGGCACGATCGCTACATTTGACACGAAAAATGTAGGTAATAATAAAGCGGTGACGGTGAGTAACATTACTGCAAGCGGTGCAGATGCTGGAAACTATTCCTTTCCGTCGACAGCCACCGCGCAGGCGGATATTACGCAACGTGCGCTGACATTGAACGCGGTGGCCAATGACAAGGTTTATAATGGAACGACTACCGCAATCTTAGCGGCCATAACGCCCAATAATGTGATATCAGGTGATGTAATTAATTTCAATCCGGCTACAGCGACTGCTACGTTTGATACGAAGAATGTAGGTAATAATAAAGCGGTGACGGTGAGCAACATTACCGCAAGTGGTGCAGATGCTGGAAACTATTCCTTTCCGTCGACAACCACCGCGCAGGCGGATATTACGCAACGTGCGCTGACATTGAACGCGGTGGCCAATAATAAGGTGTATGATGGAACCACTACCGCAACGATAAGCACATTATCGCCTATAGGTGTTGTTACGGGTGATATAGTGAATTTCAACCCTACGGGAACCACCGCTACGTTTGATACGAAAAATGTAGGTAATAATAAAGCGGTGACGGTGAGTAACATTACTGCAAGCGGTGCAGATGCTGGAAACTATTCCTTTGCGTCGACAACCACCACGCAGGCGGATATTACGCAACGTGCGCTGACATTGAACGTGGTGGCCAATGACAAGGTTTATAATGGGACGACTACCGCAATCTTAGCGGCCATAACGCCCAATAATGTGATATCGGGTGATGTAATTAATTTCAATCCGGCTACAGCGACTGCTACGTTTGATACGAAGAATGTAGGTAATAATAAAGCGGTGACGGTGAGCAACATTACCGCAAGCGGTGCAGATGCTGGAAACTATTCCTTTCCGTCGACAACCACCACACAGGCGGATATTACGCAACGTGCGCTGACATTGAACGTGGTGGCCAATAATAAGGTGTATGATGGAACGACTACCGCAACAATAAGTACATTAACACCAGTAGGTGTTGTCACGGGTGATATGGTCAATTTCAGTCCTACGGGAACCACCGCTACGTTTGATACGAAGAATGTGGGTAATGGTAAACCAGTGACGGTAAGCAATATTGTAGGTAGCGGTACAGATATAAATAATTATTCTTATCTGTCCACAAACAATACAACGGCTAATATTACGAAACTTCCGCTTACATTGAACGCCGTGGTTGATAATAAGGTTTACAATGGAACGACTACTGCCACAGTAAGCGCATTAATCCCAAGTAATGATGTTATCATGGGCGATGTGATTAATTTTAGTCCTATTGGAACGACGGCTTTATTTAACAATAAAAATGCAGGTTTCAATAAACCAGTAACGGTGAGTAACATTACTGCAAGCGGTGCGGATGCTGGAAACTATTCTTATCCGTCTACAATTAGCACTATCGCAAATATTAATAAACGAAGTATCGATGTAACCGCCGTGGCTAACAATAAGCAATATGATAAAAATGCGACAGCTACAGCGAGTATTAGCAGCAATGACATATTATCCGGTGATAATGTTACTTATAGCTATACCAGTGCCACCTTTGAGAGTGATGATGTGGGGAATGGGAAGCGGGTTGACGTTAACAATATTCAGGTTTCTGGTCCAAATGGAGGAAACTACGTGGTTAACAACCCGAATGTTTACAGCTTTGCTGATATTACTCAACGTCCATTTTCAGTGAAAGTTATAGGTTTCAGCAAACGGTACGACGGTACAACGGTGGCCACTGTACAATTGACTAGCACTAGCGCTGAACCCGGTGACGCCATAGGGATTAGCTATTCACAGGCGGTATTTGTAAACCCAGGCCCTGGTCGAAATATTCCAATCGCAATTGAGAACGTTAACATAGGTGGATCTGAGTCAACCAATTATACAATGTTGGGTGGATCCACGCTTTATACCACCGCTGATATTTACCCTCTTTTTCCACCACCTGAGCCTGAACCTGAACTTATGATTCAACCCTATCTTAATGCGCAACGAAACGTTGCGGCAGTGTTAGATAAACCGTTAACGGGATATTTGTATCGATCCTATGACAAACCTCTTACTGGCAATTTATTTAGAACATATGAAGGTCTGAATCTCTCCGTGATGCGGAATGCTATCAATGTACCAGTCAGCCAGAGGTAA
- the rpoD gene encoding RNA polymerase sigma factor RpoD: MDFEQQQTRLRKLIAHGRKLGFVTYAEINDCLVEENDSDGEAGGNSTHHLGSSASEPEHDQSQLEEIISMLNELNISVCEVPPDIETQLIPTNLSDEESSSDNTSTLGNIGAELGRTTDPVRMYMREMGTVELLTREGEIKLAKRIEEGLQAILVALAQYPENIAYVLDDYARYERQEIRLNDIISGFLDLEELSIPLEIATKEDETISDDEGMGEEEDDDRGGKGGSKFASSIKKEDNESDDDSDDSKSKTATADDEGFSELDGGPDPELAHARFAELQSLYQAFLTAQKKYGRHDKKSLKQALLVSDAFTKFKLIPRQLDKLTRKMRSLLEEIRTQERNIMRLCINGAKMPRQIFIDSFPKNETSEKWLKKHILSKQSYAPALKKLQPSIVSAQDKLKDLEKSVDMSIGEIKEINRQMSAGEAKARRAKKEMVEANLRLVISIAKKYTNRGLQFLDLIQEGNIGLMKAVDKFEYRRGYKFSTYATWWIRQAITRSIADQARTIRIPVHMIETINKLNRIARQILQATGKEPSPEELSKKMELPEDKIRKILKIAKEPISMETPIGDDDGDSHLGDFIEDTTALSPIDAATIEGLRENVNEVLATLTPREAKVLRMRFGIDMNTDHTLEEVGKQFDVTRERIRQIEAKALRKLRHPTRAEPLRSFLPQEQ, from the coding sequence ATGGATTTCGAACAACAACAAACCCGTTTACGAAAACTAATAGCCCATGGCAGAAAATTAGGCTTTGTGACCTATGCGGAGATAAACGACTGTCTCGTTGAAGAGAATGACTCTGACGGTGAAGCGGGGGGAAATAGCACCCATCACCTTGGAAGCAGCGCTTCCGAACCTGAACATGATCAATCGCAGCTTGAAGAAATCATCTCCATGCTGAATGAACTGAACATTTCAGTCTGTGAAGTTCCACCCGATATAGAAACCCAACTAATACCGACCAATCTTTCTGATGAAGAATCCAGCTCAGATAATACCTCTACTTTAGGAAATATAGGCGCTGAACTAGGCCGTACCACCGATCCGGTTCGTATGTATATGCGTGAAATGGGTACGGTTGAATTATTGACCCGAGAAGGCGAAATCAAACTTGCAAAACGCATTGAAGAAGGTCTTCAGGCTATCCTGGTTGCACTTGCACAATACCCAGAAAATATTGCCTATGTGCTGGATGATTACGCGCGTTATGAACGCCAAGAGATTCGTTTAAACGATATTATCAGTGGCTTCCTTGATCTGGAGGAACTCTCTATCCCATTGGAAATTGCGACTAAAGAAGATGAAACCATCAGTGACGATGAAGGAATGGGTGAAGAAGAAGATGATGATAGGGGTGGCAAAGGAGGAAGTAAATTTGCTTCATCCATAAAAAAAGAAGACAACGAATCTGACGATGACAGTGACGATTCAAAATCCAAAACTGCAACCGCTGACGATGAAGGATTTAGTGAACTCGATGGAGGGCCTGATCCAGAGCTCGCTCATGCGCGCTTTGCTGAATTACAATCACTTTATCAAGCCTTTTTAACTGCTCAAAAAAAATATGGGCGTCATGATAAAAAAAGTTTAAAGCAAGCATTATTAGTTTCTGATGCTTTTACTAAATTTAAACTTATTCCACGCCAACTCGATAAATTAACTCGAAAAATGCGTTCTCTCTTAGAAGAGATTCGAACCCAAGAACGTAATATCATGCGCTTATGTATTAATGGGGCTAAAATGCCTCGACAAATTTTTATTGATTCTTTCCCAAAAAATGAAACGAGTGAGAAATGGCTTAAAAAACATATTCTCTCTAAACAAAGCTATGCCCCAGCATTAAAAAAATTACAACCGTCGATTGTTTCTGCGCAAGATAAACTAAAAGATTTAGAAAAATCGGTTGACATGTCGATCGGGGAAATCAAAGAGATCAATCGTCAAATGTCGGCAGGCGAAGCAAAAGCACGACGTGCCAAAAAAGAAATGGTTGAAGCTAATCTTCGTTTAGTTATTTCGATTGCAAAAAAATATACTAATCGCGGCTTACAATTTCTTGATTTAATACAAGAAGGTAACATTGGTTTAATGAAAGCAGTTGATAAATTTGAATACCGACGCGGTTATAAATTCTCAACCTATGCCACTTGGTGGATACGACAAGCCATTACACGTTCCATTGCTGATCAAGCGCGTACCATTCGTATTCCGGTACATATGATTGAAACCATCAATAAACTCAATCGTATTGCACGTCAAATACTTCAGGCCACGGGCAAAGAACCTTCTCCAGAAGAACTCAGTAAAAAAATGGAACTACCTGAAGATAAGATCCGTAAAATTCTTAAAATTGCTAAAGAACCTATTTCCATGGAAACACCGATTGGTGATGATGATGGCGATTCACATTTAGGCGACTTTATTGAAGATACAACGGCACTATCACCCATTGACGCAGCAACGATTGAAGGCCTGCGCGAAAATGTAAATGAAGTACTTGCCACACTCACCCCTCGTGAAGCAAAAGTATTACGTATGCGTTTTGGTATCGATATGAACACCGATCATACTTTAGAAGAAGTAGGTAAACAATTCGACGTAACACGCGAACGTATTCGACAAATTGAAGCGAAAGCATTGCGTAAACTGCGTCACCCTACACGTGCAGAACCCTTACGTAGTTTTCTTCCACAAGAACAGTAA
- a CDS encoding transposase has translation MFDGYCDSLLFETYLEQCSLPKISLGNTIIAYNAAFHKSVRAKALVHLKACELIFLAPYSPDLNSIEHLWFPIKNKTTARSKRKSTALPNWLSYIRLNL, from the coding sequence ATGTTTGATGGCTATTGTGATTCCCTTCTTTTTGAAACCTATCTTGAACAGTGTTCGTTACCCAAAATATCTCTAGGGAACACTATTATTGCATATAATGCAGCTTTTCATAAATCAGTAAGAGCAAAGGCCTTAGTTCATTTAAAAGCATGCGAATTAATCTTCTTAGCACCTTACTCACCCGATCTTAATTCCATTGAACATCTATGGTTCCCCATTAAAAATAAGACCACAGCTCGATCAAAGAGAAAATCGACAGCGTTACCGAATTGGCTCTCTTATATTCGTCTGAATCTATAG